Genomic DNA from Gossypium hirsutum isolate 1008001.06 chromosome A01, Gossypium_hirsutum_v2.1, whole genome shotgun sequence:
CTTGGGAAGGAAGCATTCCTTGGGAAGATTATTTTGGAATCTTTGGTTATCTTGGCAATAATCATAAACCATGTGGTAGTTCCTCACCCATTTGAACCATCTCTTCTGTACCCTGGTTAGAGTGCTAAAACTGCGTTTGTTCCACCAGTTGGCTGAGCTATCCGCCCTACAAAACCTTGGATTTCCTTTCCAAACACAGGCATCAATGGTGTAATTCTTGAATGAAGCTATGAAAGGACTCTTTGACCAATCAATTTTGTCTAATCCCCCGCGTGTCGCCCAGCTGTCCCCATTCCATAGGCTGGTTTTTATGCTCATTGGCTGCCACCTAGGATATGCCACTCCCTTTTCTGCATGGTTTCTATATAATCTAATAGGAATTGAATCTATCATAAACCTGaaataaagatgaaaataatATCATCGGTGATGATTGATGAAACAAAGTACACAAATATGTGTTATCTTCTAAAGGACAACCAACTTACACAATTTGATGAAGATTCCATAGTATGGAATATGTATGGAAGTCCTCTGTTGGATCAAACCATAAATAAATCCTCTCTTCACGGTTGTCGAAACCATCAACATAGATATTTGTTTGCACTATATATGGCTGGCCACTCACATTGCCAAGAAACTCAAAATCTATCTCATCTCGATTAGGTTGATCCGATGCCAACTGCAATGTCAAAGCAATTTGGTTTATCGAATTACACAATGAATTAGAAACACTGAAATGAAGGGGAAATTGCTTACATAGTAGGCCAACACTGTCCCTGCTGAGTTCCCTGGCACTAGTTTAATTTGCATGTCCATTTGACCAAATAAGAACATTTGGTTTGATGCAAAACCAGATCCTGTATCAATTACAACAAATGTATAAGTATATGAaaccaaagagaaaaaaaaaaaaggaaagaatagGAAGTTGTCTCTTGTTGCCATCATACCAGATACTTGATCAAGTTTCAGGCTTCTTTCCCTGCCATTAGATGAAGTGCTTACATGATCAGGAGCCCACATCACGAAGAAGTCTTTGTTGAAATCTCCGGTGGAAACAACCGAAGCTACTGAAACTCGAAAGAGATTCAAGATAAGAAGGCTGATAACTAAGGCCCTGCATTTCAAACAGTTCTTCATGGCTCTATTGACCCAAGGCTACAATATGGAAAGATAGGTTGttcaattgtatatatatatatattgcatggGATTATACAACAAAAGTATAAACAGGGAGGCAATGTTTGGTGGAATATCTTTAGGAGGAAGCAAAGAGGAATGTGAG
This window encodes:
- the LOC107925408 gene encoding probable xyloglucan endotransglucosylase/hydrolase protein 10 is translated as MKNCLKCRALVISLLILNLFRVSVASVVSTGDFNKDFFVMWAPDHVSTSSNGRERSLKLDQVSGSGFASNQMFLFGQMDMQIKLVPGNSAGTVLAYYLASDQPNRDEIDFEFLGNVSGQPYIVQTNIYVDGFDNREERIYLWFDPTEDFHTYSILWNLHQIVFMIDSIPIRLYRNHAEKGVAYPRWQPMSIKTSLWNGDSWATRGGLDKIDWSKSPFIASFKNYTIDACVWKGNPRFCRADSSANWWNKRSFSTLTRVQKRWFKWVRNYHMVYDYCQDNQRFQNNLPKECFLPKY